Proteins encoded within one genomic window of Gambusia affinis linkage group LG23, SWU_Gaff_1.0, whole genome shotgun sequence:
- the asb13a.1 gene encoding ankyrin repeat and SOCS box protein 13a.1: MEVTAARRSFLCDIGSWADRTALHEAASQGRALQLKQLIESGASVNTVTTDNSTPLHEACIQARPNCARLLLEAGAQVDIRTIHGSTPLCNACAAGSLECARLLLEYGATVNPSLTALTASPLHEACIQGNAEVVKLMITSGAKLEAFDVHFGPPLHIACVKGQVECVKVLLKAGANVNSVNFHETALHHAARAHMVDMIELLVEFGANVFASDNLGKKPLDYTTPASPSYACLQFYESNPLNLQQLCRIVLRRMLGTKASDVMDQLNVSRRIYDYLQFSDHC, translated from the exons ATGGAGGTGACTGCGGCGCGTCGCTCGTTTCTTTGCGACATTG GTTCCTGGGCAGACCGTACGGCGTTGCATGAGGCTGCGTCCCAGGGCCGGGCCCTCCAGCTGAAGCAGCTCATAGAGAGCGGAGCCTCTGTCAACACCGTGACCACGGATAACAGCACGCCGCTCCACGAAGCCTGCATTCAGGCCCGTCCCAACTGCGCCCGCCTCCTGCTGGAGGCCGGAGCTCAG GTAGACATCCGGACCATCCACGGCAGCACACCTCTCTGCAATGCCTGTGCTGCTGGCAGCCTGGAGTGTGCCCGGCTGCTCTTAGAGTACGGTGCCACAGTGAACCCTTCGCTCACGGCGCTGACTGCATCTCCGCTCCATGAGGCCTGCATCCAGG GTAATGCTGAGGTGGTGAAGCTGATGATAACCAGCGGAGCCAAGCTGGAAGCCTTCGATGTTCACTTTGGTCCTCCGCTTCACATAGCGTGTGTTAAAGGTCAAGTGGAGTGTGTCAAGGTGTTGCTGAAAGCAG GTGCCAATGTGAATTCAGTGAATTTTCATGAGACGGCTTTGCACCACGCCGCTCGAGCCCACATGGTGGACATGATCGAGCTGTTGGTGGAATTTGGAGCCAACGTGTTCGCCAGTGACAATCTCGGAAAGAAGCCATTGGACTACACGACGCCGGCCTCTCCCTCTTATGCCTGCCTCCAGTTTTATGAAA GTAATCCTCTGAACcttcagcagctctgcaggatTGTTTTGAGGAGGATGCTGGGTACCAAAGCGTCAGACGTCATGGACCAGCTGAACGTCTCTCGACGTATCTACGACTACCTCCAGTTCTCTGACCACTGCTGA
- the LOC122826112 gene encoding myb-like protein X — MFKFFKRPQESASTDLEEMRKRNNEAIQELLEKNQRLEKKRDFRNPKKVMKAELELSKECERRIMKLNLEAEKWNAKEEKLMCLDRRRNELFRTLERTNEQLIEKPVLKSYLSGAKEQQKSLKRLNTRLENHVNILTEQLSYQTKVFDKYTKSADSNKKLMRIQESCITDIMDKLKIFNLAALHDKNMAKDENLDQLDKRNNSLLQKLESLKQQLVDVPIMRYHYRCAKKECQRLTQLNPKLEKLVRDLSDELSCQTALERDYKEAADMIEELEATKQNYLYKIEDLKSTMKLGIKSKKRDNIAKRLSSLKLKLNDLKKEFVSCQLDIENILGNIQSINAVITKDKICPAEDQTFTIVCSNLTGDLKQVSVDPVLSEGECVPPTRESQEQTDFSESKDEASDKELEDSSLEETTTEDDLSGLNNTTVKESDPEDHQRLRENEKQDDVSESENETSDEESEDSSSEDTMSEEDLTESYSTARNESFPQDIQMERESEKEEKLSESEDETSDEEFEDTTSEDDSTDLCDTPVKDSDTQDLQGRRGNKTQDFSESVDKASDKELEDRTMENTTSEDDLTESYSTARNESFPQDIQRQRESEKQEKLSESEDETSDEEFEDSTSEDDSTDLCNTPVKDSDTQDLQGLRGNKTQDFSESVDKASYKELEDRTMENTSEDDLTESWNATVKNSDPQNLQGQRENEKQLGFSESVDKMCEKEFEDRTLENTTSQDNSHNPTVTESNLPDRHGLRGNGKQEDFSESQDKMCNKEIKYRTLENTTSEDNLNSYNTTVKKSECPDLSTLRGNEKQEDFSESVDKIHDKELEDRTLEETRYEDDLTDSHNTTVKESDSSDLQRLEMKGKQEDFAKSEDKTSDKELKESPLEDMMSEDNLTDSLTSLKESD; from the coding sequence atgttcaagtttttcAAGAGACCGCAGGAATCTGCCTCTACTGATCTTGAAGAAATGCGCAAAAGGAATAATGAGGCAATCCAAGAACTCTTGGAAAAGAACCAAAGGcttgaaaaaaagagagatttccGAAATCCTAAAAAAGTGATGAAAGCTGAGCTGGAGTTGAGTAAAGAATGTGAAAGACGGATTATGAAGTTGAATCTGGAAGCTGAGAAATGGAATGCAAAGGAAGAAAAGCTGATGTGTTTAGACCGAAGGAGGAATGAACTTTTCCGGACTTTGGAAAGAACGAATGAACAACTAATTGAGAAACCTGTGTTAAAGTCTTACTTAAGCGGGGCTAAAGAACAGCAGAAAAGCCTCAAACGTCTTAACACTAGGTTAGAAAATCATGTTAACATCTTGACAGAGCAACTTTCATATCAAACTAAAGTGTTTGATAAGTACACAAAGTCTGCAGACAGTAACAAAAAGTTGATGAGGATTCAAGAAAGCTGCATAACAGACATTATGGACAAGTTGAAGATATTCAACTTGGCAGCTTTGCATGACAAAAACATGGCAAAAGATGAAAACCTGGATCAATTAGACAAAAGGAACAACAGTCTTTTGCAAAAGCTTGAAAGTTTGAAACAACAACTAGTCGATGTGCCTATCATGAGATACCACTACAGGTGTGCAAAAAAAGAGTGCCAAAGGCTCACACAACTGAACCCTAAGTTAGAAAAACTGGTTCGGGACCTGTCAGACGAACTGTCATGTCAAACTGCACTGGAACGTGATTACAAAGAGGCAGCAGATATGATCGAAGAGCTGGAGGCGACCAAACAAAATTACCTATACAAAATAGAGGATTTAAAATCAACAATGAAACTTGGgatcaaatcaaagaaaagggACAACATAGCAAAACGCTTAAGTTCCCTTAAACTTAAACTCAATGATCTCAAGAAGGAATTTGTTTCTTGCCAACTAGACATTGAGAACATTCTTGGAAATATTCAGTCTATTAATGCTGTGATTACAAAAGATAAAATTTGTCCAGCAGAAGATCAGACGTTTACCATAGTGTGTTCTAATTTAACAGGTGATTTGAAACAAGTTTCGGTGGATCCAGTATTATCTGAAGGGGAATGTGTGCCTCCTACTCGAGAAAGCCAGGAACAAACGGATTTTTCAGAGTCAAAGGATGAGGCAAGTGATAAGGAGTTGGAAGACAGCTCTTTAGAAGAAACGACAACTGAAGATGACTTATCAGGTTTAAACAACACAACTGTGAAAGAGTCAGACCCTGAAGACCACCAAAGGCTAAGAGAAAACGAGAAACAAGATGATGTTTCAGAGTCGGAGAACGAGACAAGTGACGAAGAGTCAGAAGACAGTTCTTCGGAAGATACAATGTCTGAAGAAGACTTAACAGAATCATACAGCACAGCTAGAAATGAGTCATTTCCTCAAGACATCCAAATGGAAAGAGAAAGCGAGAAAGAAGAGAAGCTTTCAGAATCGGAGGATGAAACGAGTGATGAAGAGTTCGAAGACACAACATCTGAAGACGACTCAACAGATTTGTGCGACACACCTGTGAAAGACTCAGACACTCAAGACCTCCAAGGGCGGAGAGGAAACAAGACACAAGACTTTTCAGAGTCAGTGGACAAAGCAAGTGACAAAGAATTAGAAGACAGGACAATGGAAAACACAACGTCTGAAGATGACTTAACAGAATCATACAGCACAGCTAGAAATGAGTCATTTCCTCAAGACATCCAAAGGCAAAGAGAAAGCGAGAAACAAGAGAAGCTTTCAGAATCGGAGGATGAAACGAGTGATGAAGAGTTTGAAGACTCAACATCTGAGGACGACTCAACAGATTTATGCAACACACCTGTGAAAGACTCAGACACTCAAGACCTCCAAGGGCTGAGAGGAAACAAGACACAAGACTTTTCAGAGTCAGTGGACAAAGCAAGTTACAAAGAATTAGAAGACAGGACAATGGAAAACACATCTGAAGATGACTTAACAGAATCATGGAATGCAACTGTGAAAAACTCAGACCCTCAAAACCTGCAAGggcagagagaaaatgagaagcAGTTAGGTTTTTCAGAGTCAGTGGACAAGATGTGTGAAAAAGAGTTTGAAGACAGAACTCTGGAAAATACAACATCTCAAGATAATTCACACAACCCAACTGTGACAGAGTCAAACCTTCCAGACCGCCATGGTCTGAGAGGAAATGGGAAACAAGAAGACTTTTCAGAGTCACAGGACAAGATGTGTAATAAAGAGATAAAATATAGGACTTTGGAAAACACAACTTCTGAAGATAACTTAAATTCATACAACACAACTGTGAAAAAGTCAGAGTGTCCAGACCTTTCAACCCTGAGAGGAAATGAGAAACAAGAGGATTTTTCAGAGTCGGTTGATAAGATACATGATAAAGAGTTAGAAGACAGGACTTTGGAAGAAACAAGATATGAAGATGACTTAACAGATTCACACAACACAACTGTTAAAGAGTCAGACTCTTCAGACCTCCAAAGGCTGGAAATGAAAGGGAAACAGGAGGACTTCGCAAAGTCAGAGGACAAGACAAGTGACAAAGAGCTAAAGGAAAGTCCTTTGGAAGACATGATGTCTGAAGACAACTTAACAGATTCACTCACAAGTTTGAAAGAGTCAGACTGA
- the asb13a.2 gene encoding ankyrin repeat and SOCS box protein 13, translating to MSRDCRSVRAVKTRLFTNTHNWVSFKRRFTGKRKRTTRMEIEISQPYYVGDIGCWAERTEVHKAASLGHASHLQDLIEGGASVNVVAVDSITPLHEACLRGQARCVQLLLDAGAQVDARNVDGSTPLCDACSAGSLECVKLLLERGAMANPALTSRTASPLHEACMGGNSDCVKLLIAMDACLEAYDLYYGTPLHVACVNAHTECVKVLLNAGAKVNAARLHETPLHHAAKHMRVEMIEVLVEFGANIYARDQHNRKPVDYTTPGSPSEACLQFYENNPMTLQQLSRLAVRRKLGTTALNVIAQLDMPKLIISYLCYQ from the exons ATGTCACGTGACTGTAGAAGCGTGCGAGCAGTAAAGACGCGGCTGTTTACAAACACCCATAACTGGGTCTCCTTTAAACGCCGCTTCACTGGTAAAAGGAAGAGAACAACCAGGATGGAAATAGAGATTTCTCAGCCGTATTACGTTGGGGACATTG GCTGCTGGGCGGAGAGAACGGAGGTGCATAAGGCAGCGTCTCTCGGCCACGCCTCCCACCTGCAGGACCTCATAGAGGGCGGAGCTTCGGTCAACGTGGTGGCAGTGGACTCCATCACGCCGCTGCACGAGGCCTGCCTGCGGGGACAGGCCCGCtgtgtgcagctgctgctggacgcTGGAGCCCAG GTGGATGCCAGGAACGTGGATGGAAGCACGCCGCTGTGTGACGCCTGTTCAGCTGGTAGTCTGGAGTgtgtgaagctgctgctggagcgtGGAGCCATGGCCAACCCGGCCCTCACATCCCGCACCGCCTCCCCACTTCATGAGGCCTGCATGGGAG GTAACTCGGACTGTGTGAAGCTGCTGATTGCCATGGATGCTTGCCTGGAAGCGTATGATCTTTACTACGGAACTCCGCTGCATGTGGCCTGTGTAAATGCACACACAGAGTGTGTTAAAGTTCTGCTTAATGCAG GTGCTAAAGTCAATGCTGCTAGACTACATGAGACCCCTCTGCACCACGCAGCTAAACACATGAGAGTTGAAATGATTGAGGTTCTTGTAGAGTTTGGAGCCAACATCTACGCTAGAGATCAGCACAACAGGAAACCGGTGGACTACACCACACCTGGCTCTCCTTCTGAGGCCTGTCTGCAGTTTTATGAGA ACAACCCCATGACTCTGCAGCAGCTCAGCAGGTTGGCAGTGAGGAGGAAGTTGGGAACAACAGCTCTGAACGTGATAGCTCAACTTGACATGCCAAAGCTAATCATCAGTTACCTCTGCTATCAGTAA